The following are encoded in a window of Mannheimia varigena genomic DNA:
- the rhlB gene encoding ATP-dependent RNA helicase RhlB produces the protein MSNHLTEHRFIDFPIHANVLNALDSKGFEFCTPIQAKTFPITLYGNDIAGQAQTGTGKTLAFLVATFNHLLNNEVETAKNQPRALILAPTRELAVQIGADAQLFLQHSDLKLALAYGGDGYDKQLQEIEKGVDILVGTTGRVIDYVKQGIINLDKVQVVVLDEADRMFDLGFIKDIRYLMRKCPKPQDRLTLLFSATLSPKVRELAYEDMDNAEYIEIEPLQRTGHRIKEELFYPSNEDKMALLLTLLEEEWPDRCMIFANTKHKCEEIWQYLLADGHRVGMLTGDIPQKKRLSLLDNFTKGNLDILVVTDVAARGLHIPDVTHVFNYDLPDDKEDYVHRIGRTGRAGESGHSISFACERYAVNLPAIEEYIGHQIPVSQYDKESLLDVPKVNRPRGKNPFVAKKNNRNGVNK, from the coding sequence ATGTCAAATCATCTTACTGAACATCGTTTCATTGATTTCCCGATTCACGCCAATGTTCTCAATGCGTTGGACAGCAAGGGCTTTGAATTTTGCACTCCAATTCAAGCCAAAACTTTCCCCATTACGCTTTATGGAAATGATATTGCAGGGCAAGCTCAAACAGGAACGGGGAAAACGCTGGCATTTTTGGTGGCGACTTTCAACCATTTACTGAATAACGAAGTTGAAACAGCGAAAAATCAGCCAAGAGCGTTAATTTTAGCCCCAACTCGTGAATTGGCGGTGCAAATCGGGGCTGATGCTCAGCTCTTTTTACAGCATTCTGATCTGAAACTCGCCCTTGCCTACGGCGGTGATGGCTACGATAAACAGCTACAAGAAATCGAAAAAGGCGTGGATATTTTAGTCGGCACAACAGGTCGGGTGATTGATTATGTGAAACAAGGCATTATCAATTTGGATAAAGTTCAAGTGGTAGTGCTTGATGAGGCGGATCGAATGTTCGATCTTGGCTTCATTAAGGATATTCGTTACTTAATGCGTAAATGTCCGAAGCCGCAAGATCGCTTAACGCTACTGTTTTCCGCCACCCTTTCGCCAAAAGTGCGTGAGCTGGCTTACGAAGATATGGACAATGCCGAATATATCGAAATTGAGCCGTTGCAACGCACTGGCCATCGTATTAAAGAGGAGCTTTTCTACCCGTCTAATGAAGATAAAATGGCGTTATTGCTGACGTTGTTGGAAGAAGAGTGGCCGGATCGCTGTATGATTTTCGCTAACACTAAACATAAATGCGAGGAAATTTGGCAATATTTGTTAGCGGACGGGCATCGGGTCGGAATGCTGACCGGTGATATTCCGCAGAAAAAACGCCTTTCATTGCTGGATAATTTCACCAAAGGCAATTTGGATATTTTAGTCGTTACGGATGTCGCAGCTCGTGGTTTGCATATTCCGGATGTAACGCACGTTTTTAATTACGATTTGCCTGATGATAAAGAAGATTACGTCCATCGTATTGGTAGAACAGGGCGAGCAGGGGAGAGCGGGCATTCCATCAGTTTTGCTTGTGAGCGTTACGCGGTGAATTTACCGGCTATCGAAGAGTATATCGGGCATCAAATTCCGGTTAGCCAATATGATAAAGAATCTTTACTTGATGTGCCGAAAGTAAATCGTCCAAGAGGTAAAAATCCTTTTGTGGCGAAGAAAAATAATCGTAATGGTGTTAATAAATAG
- the recO gene encoding DNA repair protein RecO yields MTTDQWHRAFVLHRREYSESSLLVEFFTEHHGRITLLAKGARRARSPLKAVLQPFTPLLIRWTGKGDLKTLTKAEPAALTLPMNTLSLYSGFYINEVLARVLENQTAYPELFQHYLVCVTQLATQSEIEPILRTFEFHTLKALGYGVDFTHCTATGLPVEPEMSYQFSENEGFIASLLQNNNRFLGRDLLAFAELDFSEKSTQQAAKRFTRIALKPYLGSQPLKSRELFQSILPNKLKSG; encoded by the coding sequence ATGACAACAGACCAATGGCACCGTGCTTTCGTGTTGCACCGCCGTGAATACAGCGAAAGCAGTTTATTAGTGGAGTTCTTCACCGAACACCACGGGCGGATTACCTTGCTGGCGAAAGGGGCGAGGCGGGCTCGTTCGCCGTTGAAAGCAGTGCTTCAGCCGTTTACGCCGTTATTGATCCGTTGGACTGGCAAGGGGGATCTAAAAACGCTTACCAAAGCAGAGCCGGCGGCATTGACGTTGCCGATGAATACGTTGTCGCTTTATAGCGGTTTTTATATTAACGAGGTGCTTGCAAGAGTGTTGGAAAATCAGACCGCTTATCCAGAACTGTTTCAGCATTATTTAGTGTGTGTCACACAACTCGCCACGCAATCTGAGATTGAGCCGATTTTACGCACCTTTGAATTTCATACTTTAAAAGCGTTGGGCTATGGTGTGGATTTCACCCATTGTACCGCCACAGGCTTGCCGGTTGAGCCCGAAATGAGCTACCAATTTAGCGAAAACGAGGGCTTTATCGCCTCGTTATTACAAAACAACAATCGTTTTCTTGGGCGTGATTTACTCGCTTTCGCCGAGTTGGATTTTTCCGAAAAATCAACCCAACAGGCAGCAAAACGCTTTACTCGCATTGCACTCAAACCCTATTTAGGATCACAACCGTTAAAAAGCCGTGAACTTTTTCAATCTATCTTGCCTAACAAACTTAAAAGCGGTTGA
- the era gene encoding GTPase Era, with product MTEQTAKTYCGFIAIVGRPNVGKSTLLNKILGQKISITSRKAQTTRHRIVGIHTEDQYQAIYVDTPGLHIEEKRAINRLMNRAASSAIGDVDLIIFVVEGTKWTEDDEMVLNKLRSAKAPVLLAINKIDNIKEKEELLPHITELSQKFDFAEILPISAQRGKNVHILQKFVRESLRPGEHHFPEEYVTDRSQRFMASEIIREKLMRFTGEELPYSVTVEIEQFKMNERGVYEINGLILVERDGQKKMVIGAGGQKIKTIGIEARKDMERLFDNQVHLELWVKVKAGWADDERALRSLGYMDE from the coding sequence ATGACAGAACAAACAGCCAAAACCTACTGCGGTTTTATTGCCATCGTAGGTCGCCCGAATGTCGGGAAATCAACGCTACTGAACAAAATTTTAGGACAAAAAATCTCCATCACCTCACGCAAAGCCCAAACCACTCGCCACCGTATTGTCGGCATTCACACCGAAGATCAATACCAAGCGATTTATGTGGACACCCCAGGGCTTCATATTGAAGAAAAGCGTGCGATCAACCGCTTAATGAACCGTGCGGCAAGCTCGGCGATTGGCGATGTGGATTTAATCATCTTCGTAGTGGAAGGCACAAAATGGACGGAAGATGATGAAATGGTGCTAAATAAACTCCGTTCGGCAAAAGCTCCGGTGCTGTTGGCGATCAACAAAATCGACAACATCAAAGAAAAAGAAGAGCTACTTCCGCATATTACTGAGCTTTCACAAAAATTCGATTTTGCGGAAATTCTCCCGATTTCGGCTCAGCGTGGCAAAAACGTCCATATTTTACAAAAATTCGTGCGTGAATCTCTCCGTCCGGGTGAGCACCATTTCCCTGAAGAATATGTCACAGACCGCTCCCAACGTTTTATGGCGTCAGAAATTATCCGTGAAAAACTGATGCGTTTCACCGGCGAAGAGCTACCTTATTCGGTTACAGTAGAAATTGAGCAGTTCAAAATGAACGAACGTGGTGTGTATGAAATCAACGGTTTGATTTTAGTAGAACGTGACGGACAGAAAAAAATGGTCATCGGAGCCGGTGGCCAAAAAATTAAAACCATCGGCATCGAAGCCCGAAAAGATATGGAACGCCTATTCGATAACCAAGTCCACCTTGAACTCTGGGTGAAAGTTAAGGCCGGCTGGGCAGACGACGAACGAGCGTTGAGAAGTTTGGGGTATATGGACGAGTGA
- the rnc gene encoding ribonuclease III — MHLERLQKKLGYQFHNLDYLTQALTHRSAAAKNNERLEFLGDSILNFTIGKALYDKFPKANEGELSRMRATLVREQTLAIIARQFDLGEYLKLGPGELKSGGHRRESILSDCVEAIIAAISLDQDMATAMAKVQDWYADLLKNISPDDSQKDPKTRLQEFLQGRKLPLPEYDVLDIKGEAHNQTFRVTCKVINVEEVFIGTGTSRRKAEQNAAEKVLAMIKTKK, encoded by the coding sequence ATGCACTTAGAACGATTACAGAAAAAATTAGGTTATCAATTCCATAACCTTGATTACCTCACCCAAGCCTTAACCCACCGCAGTGCGGCGGCAAAAAATAACGAACGCCTTGAGTTTTTGGGCGATTCGATCTTGAACTTCACCATCGGCAAAGCGTTATACGACAAATTCCCGAAAGCAAACGAGGGCGAACTCAGCCGTATGCGTGCCACCCTTGTGCGTGAACAAACCTTAGCGATCATTGCCCGCCAATTCGATTTAGGTGAATATCTAAAATTAGGTCCGGGCGAACTCAAAAGTGGCGGACACCGTCGAGAGTCCATTCTTTCCGACTGCGTAGAAGCCATTATTGCGGCGATCTCGTTAGATCAAGATATGGCAACCGCAATGGCAAAAGTGCAGGATTGGTATGCAGACTTATTGAAAAACATCAGCCCTGATGACTCGCAAAAAGACCCGAAAACCCGTCTGCAAGAATTTTTACAGGGCAGAAAATTGCCGCTGCCGGAATATGATGTGTTAGATATTAAAGGCGAAGCCCACAACCAAACTTTCCGTGTTACTTGCAAGGTGATTAACGTGGAGGAAGTTTTTATCGGCACCGGCACCAGCCGCCGCAAGGCAGAGCAGAATGCGGCTGAGAAAGTGTTGGCTATGATCAAAACAAAGAAATAG